One genomic segment of Rivularia sp. PCC 7116 includes these proteins:
- a CDS encoding PEP-CTERM sorting domain-containing protein — translation MTASTSFILLMLSGMFAASRANAVSVTSSNGVATGINDLNVYGQKYDVDFTYGTFADVFGNPFAPVWTPPTLSANVRPNVANPPIQQATDAVVAELNSDLSNQVADGNLLTPKNYFISGGLRNDINDADELQIFYGQLNSQGEWMSNNLTCTYNPSKTSLTLPFCLNSVASLEPTFNLLNPSNSKVMFAKYNTKPAPEPITILGTVVAGGMGVAIKRKQKNKTAA, via the coding sequence TTGACAGCTAGTACAAGTTTCATATTGTTAATGCTTTCGGGTATGTTCGCAGCAAGTAGAGCAAATGCTGTCTCAGTTACCTCTTCTAATGGAGTAGCTACCGGGATAAATGATTTAAATGTTTATGGACAAAAGTATGATGTAGATTTTACCTACGGTACTTTTGCAGATGTTTTTGGGAATCCTTTTGCTCCTGTATGGACACCACCAACTTTGTCTGCCAATGTACGACCAAATGTAGCAAATCCACCAATTCAACAGGCTACAGATGCTGTTGTAGCTGAGTTAAATAGTGATTTAAGTAATCAGGTAGCAGATGGAAATCTTCTTACCCCAAAAAATTATTTTATTAGTGGGGGTTTGCGTAACGACATTAACGATGCAGATGAGTTACAAATTTTCTATGGGCAACTCAATAGTCAGGGTGAATGGATGTCTAACAATTTAACTTGTACTTACAACCCTAGCAAGACAAGTTTAACTCTTCCATTTTGTTTGAATAGTGTGGCATCGCTTGAACCAACTTTTAACCTTCTTAACCCCTCGAACTCGAAAGTAATGTTCGCTAAATACAATACTAAACCTGCACCAGAACCTATTACTATTTTGGGAACTGTAGTTGCTGGGGGAATGGGAGTTGCAATCAAGAGAAAACAGAAGAACAAAACTGCTGCTTAA
- a CDS encoding DUF1194 domain-containing protein: MNFSNLFKTTLLTISTGLGTLAICASANAASLTSVDIELSLLVDVSGSINDNEFNLQKQGYVGVFSNASLFNNFISKGEKGKIAVNYIYWSSSTLQQEVVGWTLIDSVEASQNFANAINGANRPFGGSTSPGSAIDFATPLFSTNKFDGERQVIDVSGDGRGSALNTANARDNALNSSIDAINGIVIGGSSSVKAFYENNVIGGVNGDGNPGFVVEASTFADFGSAIDKKIKAEIILTPPTTSIPEPASIMGLLAFGAFGVASTAKYKYKTILCLKQK; encoded by the coding sequence ATGAACTTTTCCAATCTTTTCAAAACCACATTATTAACTATATCTACTGGTTTAGGAACATTAGCTATTTGTGCGAGCGCAAATGCAGCAAGTTTAACTTCTGTAGATATAGAATTATCTTTACTTGTAGATGTATCGGGGAGTATTAATGACAACGAATTTAATCTACAAAAACAAGGCTATGTAGGCGTTTTCTCGAATGCTTCTCTTTTCAATAATTTTATTTCTAAAGGTGAAAAGGGAAAAATAGCAGTTAATTATATTTACTGGTCTAGTTCTACTCTTCAACAGGAAGTTGTAGGCTGGACTCTGATTGATAGCGTTGAAGCCTCACAGAATTTTGCGAATGCAATTAATGGAGCTAATCGTCCTTTTGGTGGCAGTACTTCTCCTGGCTCTGCGATTGACTTCGCAACACCTTTATTTAGCACTAACAAGTTTGATGGAGAGCGTCAAGTTATAGATGTATCTGGTGATGGAAGGGGTAGCGCTCTTAATACAGCTAATGCACGTGATAATGCTTTGAACAGCAGTATTGATGCAATCAACGGTATCGTTATTGGTGGTAGTTCTTCGGTGAAAGCTTTCTATGAAAACAATGTTATAGGAGGTGTAAACGGTGATGGCAATCCTGGTTTTGTTGTTGAAGCCAGTACATTTGCAGATTTCGGTAGTGCAATCGACAAGAAAATCAAAGCTGAAATTATTCTGACTCCTCCAACAACTTCTATTCCAGAACCTGCTTCAATAATGGGTTTACTGGCATTTGGTGCTTTTGGGGTTGCTTCTACTGCTAAATACAAATACAAAACTATTCTCTGTTTAAAACAAAAGTAG
- the ctaD gene encoding cytochrome c oxidase subunit I, whose translation MTQLEHPQNTSPTAHAHPEAWKWYDYFTFNVDHKVIGIQYLVTSFIFYLVGGLMAVAMRAELATPDADVLDPNLYNAFLTNHGTIMIFLWIVPSAIGGFGNYLIPLMVGARDMAFPKLNAVAFWLNPPAGALVMGSFFFGGSQSGWTAYPPLSLVTANTAQSMWILAIVLVGTSSILGSLNFVVTIWKMKVPSMKWDELPLFCWAILATSLLALVSTPVLAAGLVLLLFDINFGTSFFKPDAGGNVVIYQHLFWFYSHPAVYLMILPIFGILSEVIPVHARKPIFGYKAIAYSSLAICVVGLFVWVHHMFTSGTPGWMRMFFTISTLIVAVPTGIKIFSWVATLWQGKIRYTSAMLFAIGLLMMFVLGGIGGVTLGTAPFDGHVHDTYYVVAHFHYVLFGGSVFGIYAAIYHWFPKMTGRMMNESLGKIHFVLTFIGTNLTFLPMHELGLQGMPRRVAMYDPQFEAINQLCTYGAYLLAVSVIPFTINVIWSWNSGAKAGDNPWNALTLEWTTASPPAIENWEELPVVTHGPYDYGMVTESETLTNSTEAEAAA comes from the coding sequence ATGACGCAATTAGAACATCCACAAAATACTTCACCCACAGCTCATGCTCATCCTGAAGCATGGAAATGGTACGACTATTTTACGTTTAATGTAGACCACAAGGTAATTGGTATTCAATACCTAGTAACATCATTTATTTTTTATCTTGTCGGTGGATTGATGGCTGTTGCCATGCGCGCTGAATTAGCTACACCGGATGCAGATGTACTAGATCCCAACCTGTATAATGCTTTTCTGACTAATCACGGAACAATCATGATTTTTCTCTGGATTGTTCCTAGTGCAATTGGTGGCTTCGGCAACTACTTGATACCGCTGATGGTTGGTGCTAGGGATATGGCTTTTCCTAAACTAAATGCCGTAGCCTTCTGGTTAAACCCGCCTGCTGGAGCTTTAGTTATGGGTAGTTTCTTCTTCGGTGGTTCTCAGTCGGGATGGACAGCCTACCCACCCTTAAGCTTGGTGACGGCAAATACCGCTCAGAGTATGTGGATTCTAGCCATTGTTTTAGTTGGTACTTCCTCTATTTTGGGTTCGTTGAACTTTGTTGTTACCATTTGGAAGATGAAAGTTCCTTCTATGAAGTGGGATGAATTACCCTTGTTCTGCTGGGCAATTTTAGCTACTTCATTATTGGCGCTTGTTTCTACACCAGTACTAGCTGCTGGCTTAGTCTTACTGTTATTTGATATTAATTTCGGTACTTCCTTCTTTAAGCCAGATGCAGGCGGTAATGTAGTTATCTACCAGCATTTATTCTGGTTTTACTCTCATCCAGCAGTTTATTTAATGATTCTGCCCATCTTCGGTATTTTGTCCGAGGTGATTCCAGTTCATGCGCGCAAACCAATCTTTGGATATAAAGCAATTGCTTATTCTAGTTTGGCGATTTGCGTTGTAGGTTTGTTTGTATGGGTTCACCACATGTTTACTAGTGGTACCCCTGGTTGGATGCGGATGTTTTTTACCATCTCTACCCTTATCGTTGCAGTTCCCACTGGAATTAAAATATTTAGCTGGGTGGCAACTCTGTGGCAAGGTAAAATCCGCTATACAAGCGCGATGCTGTTTGCTATCGGCTTGTTAATGATGTTCGTTTTAGGTGGGATTGGTGGCGTTACCTTGGGTACAGCACCATTCGACGGACACGTTCACGATACCTATTATGTCGTTGCTCACTTCCACTACGTGTTATTTGGTGGTTCTGTATTTGGTATTTACGCTGCGATTTACCACTGGTTCCCTAAAATGACGGGAAGGATGATGAATGAAAGCTTGGGTAAAATTCATTTTGTCCTCACCTTCATCGGCACCAATTTGACATTCTTACCCATGCACGAACTGGGTTTACAAGGAATGCCTCGTCGAGTTGCCATGTACGATCCACAGTTTGAAGCTATCAATCAGCTTTGTACCTATGGCGCTTACTTATTAGCAGTATCGGTAATTCCTTTCACTATAAATGTTATTTGGAGTTGGAATTCTGGAGCAAAAGCCGGTGATAATCCTTGGAATGCTTTGACATTAGAATGGACAACCGCTTCTCCACCAGCAATTGAGAACTGGGAAGAGTTGCCAGTTGTTACTCACGGCCCTTACGATTACGGTATGGTAACAGAAAGCGAAACTTTGACAAACTCTACGGAAGCAGAAGCTGCGGCTTAA
- a CDS encoding heme-copper oxidase subunit III, with amino-acid sequence MAIATENTPAHHEEHADLRVVGLITFLISESLMFGGFFATYLFYRGTTATWPPEGTEVELLLPAINTIILVSSSFVIHFGDSAIKKNDVKGMRKWYKLTAIMGIIFLLGQVYEYLTLGYGLSTNLFSNCFYLMTGFHGLHVFIGVLLILGVLWRSRRAGHYNEHKHTGIEMAEIYWHFVDIIWIVLFTLLYILTRF; translated from the coding sequence ATGGCGATCGCGACAGAAAATACACCAGCGCATCACGAAGAACATGCCGATTTACGAGTTGTAGGATTAATAACTTTCCTAATCTCGGAATCCTTAATGTTTGGCGGATTCTTTGCTACCTATTTGTTCTATCGAGGAACCACTGCAACGTGGCCACCTGAAGGAACAGAAGTAGAGTTATTGCTACCAGCAATCAACACCATCATTCTAGTGTCGAGCAGTTTCGTTATTCACTTCGGCGATTCCGCAATTAAAAAGAACGATGTCAAAGGAATGCGGAAATGGTACAAACTTACCGCAATCATGGGAATAATTTTCTTACTCGGTCAAGTTTATGAATATCTGACTTTAGGATATGGACTAAGTACTAACTTATTCTCTAACTGTTTTTACCTAATGACAGGATTCCACGGCTTACACGTATTCATCGGAGTCTTATTAATTTTAGGTGTACTGTGGCGCTCTCGTAGGGCCGGACACTACAACGAGCACAAACACACCGGAATCGAGATGGCAGAAATCTACTGGCACTTTGTAGATATCATCTGGATTGTACTTTTTACTCTGCTTTATATTCTTACTAGATTTTAA
- a CDS encoding dynamin family protein: protein MKSDIAVEKLRRYKEYAESVLQSLELVSENPPPQEDWVPASIHENIQRLVQSARSTVELASSPVKIGVMGEFSSGKTLLIGSLIGFADALPVSETPSTGNVTAIHLVQQQQLQTTRVSKFRVEYLSHEGVKECLGFMLKVVEGRAKLAEVPAAPLATLKSLYPTSFVDTNGILTWCEQAWNQTQSLELRALLREVVVFVRTYSAYGKDICGRSYEIDHFTANKGLRLSEPPMNILELKFRDLPQSPKRWETFAQPSARDLHNSFSLIRRIDITVEVAKQIWDLSGLQGTNEFVLLDFPGLGAADSGIRDTFLSLRELTEVQTILLLLNGRYPGGVTAAKIRSMLERDKGQDLRDRIIVGMGRFNQLPLTSRDILTMDEVLDEPLLSEEAVLEKLRILHLTLASASNLTTEKKNIVLLSQLYGLTKQAEYSSLIQVCSPEFLPDLEKPNQTEEIQLREKWRKLGEMLPQSSSLHKQLSDYAEDGGISRLRSLLKDHVGQHGMKQLLEDTQRSAETVMKEQNNLKAVLEQIPAYIPVVENPAFLELREKIENLVTTYRQFQEDLEKQPMLKNRTGLTLSDVVKDELTNKIFFEWSEWTLLFDRTKNGTITFTKSESIFEEDEEEDAIPTQSDDFYNSFVKTVNEMQSFAHERTAETVKDLFNKLSAEVQLERNKIKEIIQPQMEVRIQEKFGKRETRLYRYLLRAIDPTNKWQNLIIQHSGLANSTVPINADSLFPLARKDEQHQKGQIFDWSPDKQFSVPPRPFNHQIAVLRLRDEITASAGLHLIQYVSELTKQVKGSFSMALKEIVDSLQELLKSKHEPLLRYIASAEETTSASTPAWLDTMKRITVISYPE from the coding sequence ATGAAAAGTGATATAGCAGTAGAGAAATTACGCCGCTATAAGGAGTATGCGGAATCGGTACTTCAAAGTTTGGAGTTGGTTTCGGAGAATCCTCCACCTCAAGAGGATTGGGTACCGGCAAGTATCCATGAAAACATTCAGCGTTTGGTACAGTCTGCTCGCTCTACTGTCGAATTGGCTTCTTCTCCCGTCAAAATTGGCGTGATGGGAGAATTTAGTAGCGGTAAAACTCTGTTGATTGGTAGTTTAATTGGTTTTGCGGATGCTTTACCAGTAAGCGAAACTCCTTCAACGGGTAATGTAACTGCGATTCATTTGGTGCAGCAACAGCAGTTACAAACGACAAGGGTTAGTAAGTTTAGGGTTGAGTATCTTTCCCATGAAGGAGTAAAAGAATGTTTGGGTTTTATGCTCAAGGTGGTGGAAGGTAGAGCAAAGTTAGCGGAAGTACCCGCAGCACCTTTAGCAACTTTAAAAAGTTTGTATCCTACTAGTTTTGTCGATACTAACGGGATTTTAACTTGGTGCGAGCAAGCTTGGAATCAAACCCAAAGTTTGGAATTACGGGCGCTTTTGCGGGAAGTGGTGGTATTCGTTCGCACCTATAGCGCTTACGGGAAAGATATCTGCGGTAGAAGTTACGAAATTGACCATTTCACAGCGAATAAGGGTTTGAGATTATCTGAACCCCCAATGAATATTTTGGAGTTGAAGTTTCGCGATTTACCCCAATCTCCGAAGCGTTGGGAAACTTTCGCGCAGCCTTCAGCCAGGGATTTACACAATAGTTTCTCGTTGATTCGACGGATAGATATCACGGTTGAAGTAGCAAAACAGATATGGGATTTATCGGGTTTACAGGGAACAAATGAGTTTGTATTGTTAGATTTTCCCGGTTTGGGTGCGGCTGATTCTGGTATTAGAGATACCTTTTTGTCGTTAAGGGAGTTGACTGAGGTACAAACAATTTTACTGTTGCTCAACGGTAGGTATCCGGGTGGAGTTACAGCAGCGAAAATTCGCAGTATGTTGGAACGGGATAAGGGGCAAGATTTAAGGGATAGGATTATTGTTGGTATGGGAAGGTTTAATCAGCTTCCTTTGACAAGTCGCGATATTTTGACGATGGATGAGGTTTTGGATGAACCTTTATTATCGGAAGAAGCTGTTTTAGAAAAGTTGAGAATTCTGCATTTAACTCTTGCTAGTGCAAGTAATTTGACGACTGAGAAGAAAAATATTGTTTTATTGTCGCAGCTTTATGGATTAACGAAGCAAGCAGAATATTCTTCCTTGATACAAGTTTGTTCTCCAGAGTTTTTACCGGATTTAGAAAAGCCGAATCAAACCGAGGAAATTCAGCTACGGGAAAAATGGCGAAAGTTGGGGGAGATGCTACCACAGTCAAGTAGTTTACACAAACAGCTTAGTGATTATGCTGAAGATGGTGGCATAAGTCGGTTGCGTTCTTTACTCAAAGACCATGTGGGGCAGCATGGAATGAAGCAGCTTTTGGAAGATACGCAAAGGTCTGCGGAAACTGTAATGAAGGAGCAAAATAATTTAAAAGCTGTACTGGAACAGATTCCGGCTTATATTCCGGTGGTGGAGAATCCTGCTTTTTTGGAGTTAAGAGAGAAAATTGAGAATTTAGTCACTACATATCGGCAATTTCAGGAAGATTTAGAAAAACAGCCGATGTTAAAAAATCGTACTGGGTTAACTTTGAGTGATGTTGTCAAAGATGAGTTAACCAACAAAATCTTTTTTGAGTGGAGCGAGTGGACTTTATTGTTTGACAGAACTAAAAACGGGACAATTACGTTTACTAAAAGTGAAAGCATTTTTGAAGAAGACGAAGAAGAAGACGCAATTCCCACCCAAAGCGATGATTTTTATAATTCCTTCGTCAAGACAGTTAACGAAATGCAGTCATTCGCTCACGAAAGAACTGCGGAAACGGTGAAAGATTTATTTAACAAATTATCGGCAGAAGTACAGTTAGAGCGGAATAAAATTAAAGAAATTATCCAACCGCAAATGGAGGTGCGGATTCAGGAGAAATTTGGCAAGAGAGAAACTCGTTTATATAGATATCTGTTAAGAGCTATCGATCCGACTAATAAATGGCAAAACTTAATCATTCAACACAGCGGATTAGCTAATAGTACTGTACCTATTAATGCCGATAGTTTATTTCCTTTAGCAAGAAAAGACGAACAACATCAAAAAGGACAAATATTCGATTGGAGTCCCGACAAACAATTTTCCGTACCACCAAGACCATTTAACCATCAAATTGCAGTGTTAAGATTGCGGGATGAAATTACTGCGAGTGCGGGATTACATTTAATTCAATACGTCAGCGAGTTGACGAAACAAGTTAAAGGTTCTTTTTCAATGGCTTTGAAGGAGATAGTTGATAGTTTACAGGAATTATTGAAATCGAAACACGAACCGTTGTTGAGATATATTGCTTCTGCTGAGGAAACTACTTCTGCTTCGACTCCAGCTTGGTTGGATACTATGAAGCGGATTACTGTTATTTCTTATCCGGAATAG
- a CDS encoding virulence factor SrfB: protein MPVKIELFSRYQLRTKETDPLLLLLPVVEIKPVDSPNSPFISSIEIKVLGQRSPLAEQIESAYKSVSFSTDRLLRLTSPQRLKQNDCIWNPPLPKGLNLTLRVTAEYFDADDAGKAILSVKKTAAADCNIWTFAEENARWRNPELTEKITNQDMIGETPILNHSLSVSSGKSEKSDITYPGWFAIDFGTSNSTVTLYDPKVIVTPHTLPSEQEEKLSEQLAFWLTQRPVDEVPGIGRDVWDAEWQKLFAHLSKNLQDFNPANLQLLRGEQLLEAIREIEICLSKRLGWFRRAASKRLNQIYHQVFRVPALEWQSLLPVELDKDRRLNEIPSELEVVNLEPSLPTQDPAKVKVMLGEQAYQHRLDAIKQGEDIDGRFLHSPKRYFGQERSFDISLDGKEDTIAVNQLLQAAYAQLIELTQKYRQRYPGKCSDGDFYRAVLTYPTIASPFIRREIESLVKKLGIEDVQMAYDEAVSAAIFFLWQEFGGDLNLGIESFKSRCRHDGNKWWQNVLVLDIGGGTTDLALIRLTLEELDPFEPTEDRGDGGRYYKLTPKLLGSSGHLQLGGELISLRLFLLLKTAIADCLLSAVSDDILPRDVLKVQPEELNERFLDNGKYRKGSLLACVDKEIREGDTYKEALNDAEKVLPTRWKNRSSRSQTFYDLWEHAENAKLALGQKRFSGNDNQEAIFVLDGQQISELLYQNDIQLPTELVEKISVTLTQEQFEKAASPVIQEAIGIASGLIENAFKSKFVSEINFIEKDEDKVKKEQVDWLILSGKTCNLELVERELYRVFSKSDYFVWNEERVTFEPEYTKLATSAGACFAEKLRQLSFSPQESKDLLRKGANQLYIDVKNLFYFLPCSFVREVIGGSPVPIFHAGQELYQLKAEEGMAKLRSNWLGMQLTNNIRRQDFEKMKLQLWGSYNGDALMKKLGITEDDFKNNIKVQFEINQKLDIDLLLCRGTPHYLIPLNIPSVDAAKAIGNQELITDESQVICDIAVNVVEAANALKTDAHTVLFKAGKDYSKELRVFRYENDTMQPQTIGLIAELPPFPASGKHTFYFQFRNPQSNAWELIGELPQPIVNSEYPCRYYVTLDFKGILRVHPFEVSYWTSTNPEFLKQEGCVFRDSLQPQSTNVEAERDPFCGMH, encoded by the coding sequence ATGCCTGTAAAAATAGAACTTTTTAGTCGTTATCAATTACGTACTAAAGAAACTGACCCTTTACTTTTATTATTGCCGGTTGTGGAGATAAAACCGGTTGATAGTCCTAATTCTCCGTTTATTTCTTCGATTGAAATTAAGGTTTTGGGACAGCGATCGCCATTAGCTGAACAAATAGAATCTGCTTATAAAAGTGTCAGTTTTAGTACCGATCGATTACTTAGACTTACTTCTCCGCAGCGGTTAAAACAGAATGATTGTATTTGGAATCCACCTTTACCGAAGGGCTTAAATTTGACTTTGCGGGTAACTGCTGAGTATTTTGATGCTGATGATGCGGGTAAAGCAATTTTATCTGTGAAAAAAACTGCCGCTGCTGATTGCAATATTTGGACTTTTGCTGAAGAAAATGCTCGTTGGAGAAATCCGGAACTTACTGAAAAAATTACTAATCAAGATATGATCGGCGAAACTCCTATCCTAAATCACTCTTTATCGGTTAGTTCGGGGAAATCAGAAAAATCTGATATAACCTATCCCGGTTGGTTTGCAATTGATTTTGGTACTTCTAATTCTACGGTGACGCTTTACGATCCCAAAGTTATTGTCACTCCCCATACTTTACCCAGCGAACAAGAGGAAAAGTTAAGCGAGCAGTTGGCTTTTTGGTTAACGCAACGCCCGGTGGATGAAGTTCCGGGTATTGGTCGCGATGTCTGGGATGCTGAGTGGCAAAAGTTATTTGCTCATCTCAGTAAAAACTTGCAAGATTTTAATCCAGCGAATTTACAGCTTTTACGGGGAGAACAGCTTTTAGAGGCAATTCGCGAAATAGAAATCTGTCTGAGTAAGCGTTTGGGTTGGTTCCGTCGGGCTGCTAGTAAAAGATTAAATCAAATTTATCATCAGGTTTTTCGGGTTCCGGCTTTGGAATGGCAAAGTTTGTTACCGGTGGAGTTGGATAAGGATAGACGGTTAAATGAAATTCCGTCGGAGTTGGAGGTGGTTAATTTAGAACCTTCTTTACCAACTCAAGATCCAGCAAAGGTAAAAGTGATGTTGGGAGAGCAAGCTTATCAGCATCGGTTGGATGCGATTAAGCAAGGGGAAGATATTGACGGTAGATTTTTGCATTCTCCGAAGCGTTATTTTGGTCAAGAGCGCAGTTTTGATATAAGTTTGGATGGTAAGGAAGATACTATTGCGGTTAATCAACTTTTACAAGCTGCTTACGCTCAGTTGATTGAATTAACCCAGAAATATCGTCAGCGGTATCCCGGAAAATGCAGCGATGGTGATTTTTATCGTGCTGTTTTGACATATCCGACAATTGCTTCCCCATTTATCCGTCGGGAAATCGAAAGTTTGGTTAAGAAGCTGGGTATCGAAGATGTACAAATGGCTTATGATGAAGCGGTTTCTGCTGCTATCTTCTTTTTATGGCAAGAATTTGGTGGTGATTTAAACTTAGGAATTGAATCTTTTAAAAGTCGCTGTCGTCACGATGGGAATAAATGGTGGCAAAATGTTTTAGTGTTGGATATTGGTGGGGGAACTACAGATTTAGCATTAATTCGACTGACGTTGGAGGAACTCGATCCTTTTGAACCTACCGAAGATAGAGGTGATGGGGGACGCTATTATAAACTTACACCAAAACTGTTGGGTTCTTCGGGTCATTTGCAGTTGGGTGGGGAATTAATTTCGCTGCGATTATTCTTGTTGTTAAAAACTGCGATCGCGGATTGTTTATTGAGTGCTGTAAGTGATGATATTTTACCTAGGGATGTCTTGAAAGTACAGCCGGAAGAATTAAACGAACGCTTTTTAGATAACGGTAAATATCGGAAAGGTTCGCTGTTAGCTTGTGTTGATAAAGAAATTCGCGAAGGCGATACTTACAAGGAAGCATTAAACGACGCTGAAAAAGTTTTACCTACCCGTTGGAAAAATCGTTCATCCCGCTCTCAAACATTTTACGACCTTTGGGAACATGCTGAAAACGCGAAATTAGCTTTGGGACAAAAGCGTTTTTCTGGAAATGATAATCAAGAAGCGATATTCGTTTTGGATGGACAGCAAATCTCGGAATTACTTTACCAAAACGATATTCAATTACCCACAGAGTTAGTTGAAAAAATTAGCGTTACTTTAACCCAAGAGCAATTTGAGAAAGCAGCTTCCCCAGTAATTCAAGAAGCAATCGGTATCGCTTCTGGGTTAATTGAAAATGCTTTTAAATCAAAGTTTGTCAGCGAAATAAATTTTATAGAGAAAGACGAAGATAAAGTTAAGAAAGAACAAGTAGACTGGTTAATTTTATCTGGAAAAACTTGTAATTTAGAACTAGTCGAACGGGAGCTTTATCGAGTATTTAGTAAATCAGATTACTTTGTCTGGAATGAAGAAAGAGTCACCTTTGAACCGGAATATACCAAATTAGCTACATCTGCCGGAGCTTGCTTTGCGGAAAAATTGCGTCAATTAAGCTTTTCTCCTCAAGAATCAAAAGATTTACTTCGGAAAGGAGCAAATCAACTTTATATAGATGTCAAAAACTTATTTTACTTCCTTCCTTGTTCCTTCGTAAGAGAAGTTATCGGTGGCAGCCCAGTACCAATTTTCCACGCTGGGCAAGAACTTTACCAACTCAAAGCTGAAGAAGGAATGGCAAAACTTCGTAGTAATTGGTTGGGAATGCAGCTAACCAATAATATCAGAAGACAAGACTTTGAAAAAATGAAGTTACAGTTATGGGGAAGTTATAACGGTGACGCTTTAATGAAAAAATTAGGAATCACCGAAGATGACTTTAAAAATAATATCAAAGTTCAATTTGAAATCAATCAAAAACTAGATATTGATTTATTGCTTTGTCGCGGAACACCCCACTATTTAATACCATTAAATATTCCCAGTGTAGATGCAGCCAAAGCCATCGGAAATCAAGAACTAATTACCGACGAATCCCAAGTAATCTGCGACATAGCAGTTAACGTCGTCGAAGCAGCAAACGCATTAAAAACAGATGCACATACAGTATTATTCAAAGCCGGTAAAGACTACAGCAAAGAATTACGAGTATTTCGCTACGAAAACGACACAATGCAACCGCAAACCATCGGATTAATAGCCGAACTTCCACCATTTCCAGCCAGCGGAAAACACACATTTTACTTCCAATTTCGCAACCCGCAATCTAACGCATGGGAATTAATTGGAGAATTACCGCAACCGATAGTAAATAGCGAATATCCTTGTCGTTATTATGTAACCTTAGATTTTAAAGGAATATTGCGCGTACATCCTTTTGAAGTATCTTACTGGACATCAACTAATCCTGAATTTCTGAAACAAGAAGGATGTGTTTTTAGGGATTCATTACAACCGCAATCTACCAATGTTGAAGCCGAAAGAGATCCGTTTTGTGGGATGCATTAA
- a CDS encoding ArsC/Spx/MgsR family protein: MAKVIFYEKTGCRNNTKQKTLLTAAGHQVEAHNILEEKWTKERLRWFFNNRPVADWFNRSSPRIKSGEINPEQIDAETALNLMLEEPLLIRRPLIQVGYRGEIGFDTQVIENWIGLTPKDEALQEVSQKLMSTDLQGCAHKNGGHHHH; encoded by the coding sequence ATGGCAAAGGTAATATTTTACGAAAAAACTGGCTGTAGAAATAACACTAAACAAAAAACTCTATTAACAGCAGCCGGACATCAAGTTGAAGCGCATAATATTTTAGAAGAAAAATGGACTAAAGAACGTTTGCGCTGGTTTTTCAACAATCGTCCCGTAGCGGATTGGTTTAACCGCTCCTCACCTAGAATCAAATCTGGTGAAATTAATCCCGAACAAATTGATGCCGAAACTGCTTTAAATTTGATGTTAGAGGAACCGTTACTTATTCGTCGTCCTTTAATTCAAGTTGGTTATCGCGGTGAAATCGGTTTCGATACCCAGGTTATCGAAAATTGGATTGGCTTAACACCTAAAGATGAGGCTTTACAGGAAGTCAGTCAAAAGTTGATGAGTACGGATTTACAAGGTTGTGCTCATAAAAATGGTGGACATCATCATCATTGA